The following coding sequences are from one Bos indicus x Bos taurus breed Angus x Brahman F1 hybrid chromosome 5, Bos_hybrid_MaternalHap_v2.0, whole genome shotgun sequence window:
- the KRT8 gene encoding keratin, type II cytoskeletal 8 — protein MSIRVTQKSYKVSTSAPRSFSSRSYTSGPGSRISSSAFSRVGSSSSFRGGLGTGMSMAGSYGGAPGLGGITAVTVNQSLLSPLKLEVDPNIQAVRTQEKEQIKTLNNKFASFIDKVRHLEQQNKVLETKWNLLQQQKTARSNIDNMFESYINNLRRQLETLAQEKLKLEVELGNMQGLVEDFKTKYEDEIQKRTDMENEFVIIKKDVDEAYMNKVELESRLEGLTDEINFYRQLYEEEIREMQSQISDTSVVLSMDNNRNLDLDGIIAEVKAQYEEIANRSRAEAEAMYQIKYEELQTLAGKHGDDLRRTKTEISEMNRNINRLQAEIEGLKGQRASLEAAIADAEQRGEMAVKDAQAKLAELEAALRNAKQDMARQLREYQELMNVKLALDVEIATYRKLLEGEESRLESGMQNMSIHTKTTSGYAGGLTSSYGTPGFNYSLSPGSFSRTSSKAVVVKKIETRDGKLVSESSDVLSK, from the exons ATGTCCATCAGGGTGACCCAGAAGTCCTACAAGGTGTCTACCTCTGCCCCCAGGTCCTTCAGCAGCCGCTCCTACACCAGTGGGCCCGGCTCCCGCATCAGCTCCTCGGCCTTTTCCCGagtgggcagcagcagcagctttcgcGGCGGCCTGGGCACCGGCATGAGCATGGCTGGAAGCTACGGTGGGGCCCCAGGTTTGGGGGGCATCACAGCTGTCACCGTGAACCAGAGCCTGCTGAGCCCCCTCAAGCTGGAGGTGGATCCCAACATCCAGGCCGTCCGCACCCAGGAGAAGGAGCAGATCAAGACCCTCAACAACAAATTTGCCTCCTTCATCGACAAG GTGCGGCACCTGGAGCAGCAGAACAAGGTTCTGGAGACCAAATGGAACCTCCTGCAGCAGCAGAAGACTGCCCGGAGCAACATAGACAACATGTTTGAGAGCTACATTAACAACCTCCGTCGGCAGCTGGAAACTCTGGCCCAGGAGAAGCTGAAGCTGGAAGTGGAGCTTGGCAACATGCAGGGGCTGGTGGAGGACTTCAAGACCAA GTATGAGGATGAAATCCAAAAGCGCACAGACATGGAGAATGAATTTGTCATCATCAAGAAG GATGTGGATGAAGCTTACATGAACAAGGTAGAGCTGGAGTCCCGCCTGGAAGGGCTGACTGATGAGATCAACTTCTACAGGCAACTGTATGAAGAG GAGATCCGTGAGATGCAGTCTCAGATTTCTGACACGTCCGTGGTCCTGTCCATGGACAACAACCGCAACCTGGacctggatggcatcatcgcTGAGGTCAAGGCCCAGTATGAGGAGATCGCCAACCGCAGCCGGGCTGAGGCCGAGGCCATGTACCAAATCAAG TATGAGGAGCTGCAGACACTGGCTGGGAAGCACGGGGATGACCTTCGTCGCACGAAGACGGAGATTTCTGAGATGAACCGGAACATCAACCGTCTCCAGGCTGAGATCGAGGGTCTCAAAGGCCAG agggcttccctggaggctgccATCGCTGACGCTGAGCAGCGTGGTGAGATGGCTGTTAAGGATGCTCAGGCCAAGCTGGCCGAGCTGGAGGCCGCTCTGAGGAACGCCAAGCAGGACATGGCGCGGCAGCTGCGCGAGTACCAGGAGCTCATGAATGTCAAGCTGGCCCTGGACGTGGAGATTGCCACCTACAGGAAGCTGCTGGAGGGCGAGGAGAGCCG GCTGGAGTCTGGGATGCAGAACATGAGTATCCACACCAAGACCACCAGTGGCTACGCAG GTGGACTGACTTCGTCCTACGGGACCCCTGGCTTCAACTACAGCCTGAGCCCCGGCTCCTTCAGCCGCACCAGTTCCAAGGCTGTGGTTGTGAAGAAGATTGAGACCCGCGATGGGAAGCTGGTGTCCGAGTCCTCTGATGTCCTGTCCAAGTGA